The window TGACCGAGCACATCCTGGAAGCCTACCGGGAAGACATCCGCATGAGAATCTACGGACTGGAGCCGGCCAACAACCAGGGCTGGCGGGTGATCAGTCATGAGATTAAGGAAGGGATCGTTTACAAGGACGACAACGTGACCGTCGAGGCGTTCCGGGTAGAGCACGGCAGCTGGCCCGAGGTCTACGGGTTCAAATTCACCACCCCCGACCGGGTGATCGCCATCTCCGGCGACACCCGGCCATGCCCGAACCTGGTCGAAAAATGCAAGGGGGTCGACATCCTGGTGCACGAGGTCTATTCCCAGGAAAAGCTGAAGGAACGCACCCCTTTCTGGCAGAAGTACCATCCGCAATTCCACACATCGACTTATGAGTTGGCCGAAATCGCCAAGCAGGTGCAGCCCGGCTTGTTGATCCTTTACCACCAGCTTTTTTGGGGCATTAGCGACAAGGAGCTGGTCAAGGAAATCACCGACCGCTACAAAGGTCAGGTAGTATCAGCTAGGGATCTCGACGTCTACTGAAGCCGGCCCGGCGAGCCGGACGGCCGCTGTTGACAGCGGGGCGGCTTTGGGGCATGATGCAGCCTCCGGCGCGGCGCCATTCGCAAACACGACCGGACCGAACCGAGGAGACTCCTTGCGCAAGGAGATGAAAATATTCCTGCTGGTGCTGGCCCTGACCGCGCTGGGTCTCGGCTTTTCCAACGACATCATCTCCAATTTCTTCAAGGACGCCTACCGGGTCAGCGCCTATCAGCGCGGCTTCATCGAATTTCCGCGCGAACTGCCGGGGATGCTCTGCATCCTGGCCATCTCGCTGCTGTCGTTCCTCTCCGACATCCGCATCGCCCTGCTGGCGCAGCTGCTGAGCTTTTCGGGCATCGTCGTCCTCGGCCTGGCCACGCCCTCCTTCGCCGTCATGCTGGCATTCATCTTCGTCAACTCCCTGGGCATGCATCTCTTCTTCCCGCTGCAGGACAGCATCGGCCTGGCCCTCATCCAGGACGGCCGCATGGGCAAGCGCATGGGGCAGTTCAAGGGGGTCAGCACCGCCTTCCAGATGGTGGCCGCGGCGCTGGTGTTCATCGGTTTTCGCAGCGGGGTGTTCAGCTTCGAGCGGCGCGTCAAGTGGCCTTTCCTGGCCGCCGGCGCGATCTTCCTCGCTGTCTTCGCCCTGCTGTGGTATCTCAACCGCCTGTTGCGCAACCCGAAGACGCACCACACCCGCGGCCGCCTGGTTGTGCGCCGGGAATACCGCTATTACTACACGCTGGTCACCATGTTCGGAGTGCAGAAGCAGATCATGATGGTCTACGGCCCCTGGATGCTGATCGACCTGCTGGACAAAAAGGCCGACACCATCGCCTTCCTGTCCATCATCGGCGGCGCCATCGGCATGTTCTTCATCCCCGCTTTGGGCCGCTGGCTGGACCGTTTCGGCATCAAGGCCATGCTCTATGCCGACGCCATCTCGTTCATCGGCGTCTACCTGCTCTACGGCCTGCTGAGCGCCGGCTTCGTCAGCGGCGCCCTGCCGCAGGTGGGTGTGCCGCTCTTCCTGGCTTATGTCATTTTCATCCTCGACCGCATGTCGACGCAGATGGGGCTGGTGCGCACCGTGTACCTGCGCACCATCGCCATTTCCCCGGCCGACATCACCCCCAACCTCTCGCTGGGATTGAGTCTCGACCATACGGTCTCGATCGTCTGCGCCTATCTGGGCGGGATGGTCTGGGTCAGCTGGGGCCCGCAATACATCTTCTTCCTGGCCGCCGCCCTGTCGCTGGTCAACCTCTACGTCGCTGTCCGCGTGCAGCTGCCGCCGGCGTCGGCCGCGCGCCCGCAACCCACGCTGGTCGAAGAGCTGGCCATCGCCCGGAGCGACGATTGATCAGATCTTCCTGACGCCGATGCCGGGGAAGTCGTTCAGGGTGATCTTGCCGTTTTTTATCTCCATGCCCTGAAAGACATCATTGGCGATCAGCAAATTGCCGTCGAGGTCGGCATAGTCAGCCAGCGGCGACAGCTGGGCGGCGGCCGAGACGGCGCATGAGGTTTCGGTCATGCAGCCGATCATCACCTTCATGCCCAGCGCCCTGGCCGTTTTGGCCATGACGAACGCCTCGCGCATCCCCGTGCATTTCATCAGTTTGATGTTGACGCCATGGTAGACGCCCGCTGCCTTGACGATGTCCGGCAGGCGCTGAACAGCTTCGTCCCCGAAAACCGGCAGCGGCGAGCGCTCCCTGAGCCAGGCCATGTCGCCGACCCGTTCCTTGGGCAGCGGCTGTTCGATCAATACGACACCCATCCCTTTCAGCCAGTGTATCATGTCGAGCGCCTTTTCCTTCTCCTTCCAGCCCTGGTTGACATCCACCGCGATGGGCACGGGCGTGGCCGAGCGCACGGTCTCGATCATCTCGCGGTCGTTGTCCCGGCCCAGCTTGACTTTAAGTATCTTGAAAGCGGAGGCCTCGGCCACTTTTTGTCGCACCATGTCGGCGCTGTCGATGCCGATGGTAAAGGAGGTGTTCGGAGTTTTGCCGGGGTTCAAGCCCCAGATCCTGTACCAGGGCTGCCCCGCCAGCTTGCCGACCAGGTCGTGAAGGGCGATGTCGACGGCAGCCTTGGCCGCGCCGTTGCCGGCAGCGATGGCGTCGATGTAATCCAGGATATCCTCCATGCGGAAAGGATCGCTGAATCCGGACAAGTCGATTTTGGACAGGAATTTCGCGGCGCTCTCCTGCGACTCGCCGAGGTAGGGCGGCATGGATGCCTCGCCATATCCGGAGATACCCTCATAATCCAACCGGGTCAGCATGACCGGCGTCGTTGTCCGTGACGATCCGGAGAGGGTGAAGGCGTGCTTCAGGGCAAGGTTGTAGGGCTCAAACGAAAGCCTGATCTTTCCGCTCAAGCCGATCACGGTTCCCGTTTTTCTTGCCCACAACCCCCTGGCCGCGGCTAGCCCGGCTATCGCGATTCCGCTTGAAACGATGAATTTTCTCCTGGTAGTTGTCATCAAAGATTCCTCCGTCAGATCCCCGAGCTTTCGGGGTCTTCGCGCCGATTCAGCGATTGTACCACGGATGGGTTTTCAGCGCAGCCGGCCCATTCCCAGCGCCGATGATCCGCTTGACATGCAGCAGGTTGGCCAGCAAAAAAGGCTCGTAATCCGCCCGGGTGGCATCCAGGCTGTTAACCCGCACCATGCCGGAGCAGTGGATGAACCGTGAATCGCCCATGTACATCCCGACATGCGATACGCGTTCGCCCGTTTCGCCGTTGGCTTTGCGTCCGAAAAAGAGCAGATCGCCCGCTTTCAGCCCTTGCCAAACGGCCGGCGCAGCCGGTGCAATCACCGTTGTTCCCTGCAGCGCCTGTTGCGAGGCATCACGCGCCAGGATCAAGCCGCCGGTCAGGTAAACGGTTTTCGTGAAGCCGCTGCAGTCGAACCCCTTGACCGATGTCCCGCCCCAGAGGTAGGGCCTGCCTTTCATACGTTGGGCGAAATCGACCAGCACCGCCGGATCGGCCGAAATGCTGTTGCCCCACGCTTCGAAATCCCTGAACCCCGGTCCGCTGACGAAACCCTGCCGGCCGTCGGGCAGCTGAACCGCCTGCATCGTGCCACGACCATTCATGCCGGCCTCCTTGACCACGATGCCGCCGCTGACGATATCGGAAACCGGCATGGAAGCTGCCTCCGTTCCTTCCAGGATCAACCCGCTGTCGCCGAGAAAGATCAGCCTGGCCGAACCTTTCCAGGCATCCATCTGCGCCTGCGTCTTCAAGGCGATGCCGGCGGCTTCCGTCCAGGCGATGTAGCGGTCCGGGGTCTGCACCAGGTACCAGCCGTCCTCCTCCTGCAACACCCGTACCGGGGTCCCCATGAGCGCCTGGGTGGCCATTTCGGCGGCATGGGCCGGCTGATAGCGGATATTGGCCACCGACAAGGTGACCAACCCCCAGTTTTTCTCTCCAAGGGCGGGATCGGGAAGCCGGATGATGGTATCGCTGCAGGCGATCCTTCGCTCCTTCAGCCGCTTGACCAGGTCGGCCGCCACGTCGGGCCTGGTTGTTTTCCCCGTGAGCAGCACGCGACCGCCCGACCACTCTGCCTCCACCGAAAACAGCTCAACTCGACTGTCGGCGATGGCCTGGCCCCGGAGCGAGTCGATCAGGGAGCGGGCCGTTGCCAAGTCCTTTTTGCCCGGATTGCAGGACAGCGCGAGGACGGCGGCAATCCAAAGAATACTTGCTTTACTTATCGATTTTTTCGATTGCCAGCACATGCAGCTGATACCCCCATTTGTCAAAATAGATGTTCCCCTTCGCCCATTCGACCTCCCCCCGTTGAAAGTCAAACGGCTCCGACCGGTAGTGCTTTTTCGGCGGGCAAAATTCCTGGGCAAACCCGTCATTGACGATCATGCGGTAGGAATCGATCCCGGTCAGGTAGAAATCCTTCACCGCCGTTTCTTTGCTGTTTTGCAGCCCGAACGACATGTCGACCGGCACCCAGCCGGTTCCCGGGTAGCGGAACTCGCACCAGTCATGCAGGTTCTCCTGGCCGGGATGAAGCATCCAACCGCTTTGCCAGCGGGCCGGAATGCCCTGGCAGCGGGCCAGCGACATCAACAGGAAGGTCTGCATGCCGCAATCGCCGTGGCCCCGGCTGATGACGTAATCTGGGATGCAGTCGATGATCGAATATTCCAGGGCCGAAGCCCAGGGAATGTGCCCGTCGATCCAGAGATAGAATTTCCGGACGATTTTCAGCGGGTTGGTCTCGCCCGCGCAGAGGCTTTCGGCCAGTTTCCTGACCGCCGGGGAAAAAACGACATGCGGCGGCTCCTCCTTGAGGAATGGGCCGACGCCTTCGCCGGCATCGTTCCCTTTAGAAACGATCTGTTGCGGATCGAACCATTGTCCCCATATTTCGAAGGAGGCGCGGTAGGAGAACACGGTCGGGACCCCCTTGACCGCCTTTTGCACCGCATGGAGAGAGGAATGAAGACATTCCTGCGGCGAGCGGATGGCATCGGCCGGCACCGCAGCGAGCAGGACCACATGCTTCTGCCGCGGCGGCGATTCCCTGGGAAAAGGCAGCCAGCAACAAATGTCCTCCCCGGCGGGGACCGCATCGGCATCCACCGTCAGCGTGAACTCGATGGCGATCTTTTTGCCTTCCGCCAGCGCCCCCGACTTCCCGGCGTTCAGGATGGCCCCGGTGTTTTCCAACCGGATGGCATCCAGGGGGTCGGCGGCGGGAACGCCGTTCCGTTTCCTCCTTGCTGCCGCGGCCGCCGCATCGAGCCGGAACAGGTTGGCGACGGCATGATTGAAGTATCGGGGCGCATCATCGATCAGGCGCATCTCCAGGTGGCCCGATTTTTCCCAGGCGACGATCTGGTGGTCCTGCAGGCCGGGGAAAAAACGTTCGAGCTGTTTTCGCACCTGTTCTCTGGTCAGGCCGAAGTCCAGGCGGATGCGCTCCATGGTCGCCCGCTGGCGGACCAACCAGTCGGCTTCCTCCTTTGTCAAGCCCTGGCGAAGCAATGCCCGGGAGATGAGTTGCGCGGCGACGGTAAAATGACCCGCGCTGAATTCTTTCAGGATTTGCGATCGATCCTCGCGGAATTCGCCGCCCGAAGCAAAACCGCTGGCCAGGACAAGCATGAGGGCGATGGGCAAACCCTTTTTCCCCAGCAACCAGCCCGCTTGGCGGATATGAAAACCGATTTCGTTCATGCCCCGATTATCCGCCAGCGCGGGAAGATTTTCAACCGAGGCAAGTGAATTTC of the Candidatus Aminicenantes bacterium genome contains:
- a CDS encoding C40 family peptidase codes for the protein MCWQSKKSISKASILWIAAVLALSCNPGKKDLATARSLIDSLRGQAIADSRVELFSVEAEWSGGRVLLTGKTTRPDVAADLVKRLKERRIACSDTIIRLPDPALGEKNWGLVTLSVANIRYQPAHAAEMATQALMGTPVRVLQEEDGWYLVQTPDRYIAWTEAAGIALKTQAQMDAWKGSARLIFLGDSGLILEGTEAASMPVSDIVSGGIVVKEAGMNGRGTMQAVQLPDGRQGFVSGPGFRDFEAWGNSISADPAVLVDFAQRMKGRPYLWGGTSVKGFDCSGFTKTVYLTGGLILARDASQQALQGTTVIAPAAPAVWQGLKAGDLLFFGRKANGETGERVSHVGMYMGDSRFIHCSGMVRVNSLDATRADYEPFLLANLLHVKRIIGAGNGPAALKTHPWYNR
- a CDS encoding dipeptide epimerase; this translates as MTTTRRKFIVSSGIAIAGLAAARGLWARKTGTVIGLSGKIRLSFEPYNLALKHAFTLSGSSRTTTPVMLTRLDYEGISGYGEASMPPYLGESQESAAKFLSKIDLSGFSDPFRMEDILDYIDAIAAGNGAAKAAVDIALHDLVGKLAGQPWYRIWGLNPGKTPNTSFTIGIDSADMVRQKVAEASAFKILKVKLGRDNDREMIETVRSATPVPIAVDVNQGWKEKEKALDMIHWLKGMGVVLIEQPLPKERVGDMAWLRERSPLPVFGDEAVQRLPDIVKAAGVYHGVNIKLMKCTGMREAFVMAKTARALGMKVMIGCMTETSCAVSAAAQLSPLADYADLDGNLLIANDVFQGMEIKNGKITLNDFPGIGVRKI
- a CDS encoding MBL fold metallo-hydrolase, producing the protein MKSLLSVIMAFVFIAAARFPDFAQKPYSPSPVTQLVFLGTGTPNADPQHSGNSLAVVVNNTPYIVDFGPGLIRKAAAMSPLYGGKITGLEVANIKRAFLTHLHSDHTTGYPDLILTPWVLGRDAPLEVYGPEGIAAMTEHILEAYREDIRMRIYGLEPANNQGWRVISHEIKEGIVYKDDNVTVEAFRVEHGSWPEVYGFKFTTPDRVIAISGDTRPCPNLVEKCKGVDILVHEVYSQEKLKERTPFWQKYHPQFHTSTYELAEIAKQVQPGLLILYHQLFWGISDKELVKEITDRYKGQVVSARDLDVY
- a CDS encoding MFS transporter gives rise to the protein MRKEMKIFLLVLALTALGLGFSNDIISNFFKDAYRVSAYQRGFIEFPRELPGMLCILAISLLSFLSDIRIALLAQLLSFSGIVVLGLATPSFAVMLAFIFVNSLGMHLFFPLQDSIGLALIQDGRMGKRMGQFKGVSTAFQMVAAALVFIGFRSGVFSFERRVKWPFLAAGAIFLAVFALLWYLNRLLRNPKTHHTRGRLVVRREYRYYYTLVTMFGVQKQIMMVYGPWMLIDLLDKKADTIAFLSIIGGAIGMFFIPALGRWLDRFGIKAMLYADAISFIGVYLLYGLLSAGFVSGALPQVGVPLFLAYVIFILDRMSTQMGLVRTVYLRTIAISPADITPNLSLGLSLDHTVSIVCAYLGGMVWVSWGPQYIFFLAAALSLVNLYVAVRVQLPPASAARPQPTLVEELAIARSDD
- a CDS encoding transglutaminase-like domain-containing protein, with protein sequence MNEIGFHIRQAGWLLGKKGLPIALMLVLASGFASGGEFREDRSQILKEFSAGHFTVAAQLISRALLRQGLTKEEADWLVRQRATMERIRLDFGLTREQVRKQLERFFPGLQDHQIVAWEKSGHLEMRLIDDAPRYFNHAVANLFRLDAAAAAARRKRNGVPAADPLDAIRLENTGAILNAGKSGALAEGKKIAIEFTLTVDADAVPAGEDICCWLPFPRESPPRQKHVVLLAAVPADAIRSPQECLHSSLHAVQKAVKGVPTVFSYRASFEIWGQWFDPQQIVSKGNDAGEGVGPFLKEEPPHVVFSPAVRKLAESLCAGETNPLKIVRKFYLWIDGHIPWASALEYSIIDCIPDYVISRGHGDCGMQTFLLMSLARCQGIPARWQSGWMLHPGQENLHDWCEFRYPGTGWVPVDMSFGLQNSKETAVKDFYLTGIDSYRMIVNDGFAQEFCPPKKHYRSEPFDFQRGEVEWAKGNIYFDKWGYQLHVLAIEKIDK